Proteins from one Brevibacillus humidisoli genomic window:
- the rsgA gene encoding ribosome small subunit-dependent GTPase A — MELRTLGWSHFFQQAFAPYQEQGFVPGRVALEHQHLYRVYSEYGELLAEIAGKIRHMASGREDYPAVGDWVVLRARPEEQRATIQAILPRISKFSRKAAGRTLEEQIVAANVDTVFLVNALNHDFNLRRMERYLILAWESGANPVIVLSKADLCAEREQRLQEVNSIAFGVPVHLVSSVSGEGINELFAYAQEGQTVALLGSSGAGKSTLVNRLYGEEIQEVQEVRQKDDRGRHTTTHREMILLPGGGLLIDTPGMRELQLWDADEGFGDAFEDIEALAAECYFRDCSHHSEPRCAVNAAIEDGRLERSRLDSYRKLQRELAYLARKDDRKAQAAEREKWKKVSQQLKQQKPHRNQ, encoded by the coding sequence GTGGAATTGCGGACGTTAGGATGGAGTCACTTTTTTCAACAAGCGTTTGCCCCGTATCAGGAGCAGGGCTTCGTCCCAGGCAGGGTAGCGTTGGAGCATCAACACCTGTACCGTGTCTATAGCGAGTATGGAGAACTGCTGGCGGAGATCGCCGGAAAGATAAGACATATGGCCAGCGGGCGGGAGGATTACCCTGCTGTCGGAGATTGGGTCGTGCTGCGTGCACGTCCCGAGGAACAGCGGGCGACGATTCAGGCGATTCTGCCGCGCATCAGCAAGTTTTCGCGCAAAGCAGCGGGGCGGACGTTGGAAGAGCAGATCGTCGCGGCCAATGTAGACACGGTCTTTCTGGTCAACGCGCTAAACCATGATTTCAATCTGCGCAGGATGGAGCGGTACCTGATCCTGGCCTGGGAGAGCGGAGCCAATCCAGTCATTGTGTTGAGCAAGGCTGACCTATGCGCTGAGCGGGAACAGCGGCTGCAAGAGGTAAACAGCATCGCCTTTGGTGTCCCGGTTCATTTAGTGAGTTCCGTAAGCGGAGAGGGGATCAACGAGCTGTTTGCCTATGCGCAGGAGGGGCAGACAGTGGCACTGCTCGGTTCGTCCGGCGCAGGCAAGTCGACACTGGTCAATCGACTGTACGGAGAAGAGATCCAAGAGGTGCAGGAGGTGCGGCAGAAGGATGACCGCGGCCGTCATACCACGACGCATCGGGAGATGATTTTGCTGCCTGGCGGCGGACTGTTGATCGATACGCCAGGTATGCGTGAGCTGCAGCTCTGGGATGCGGATGAGGGGTTTGGCGACGCCTTTGAAGACATAGAGGCACTGGCTGCTGAGTGCTACTTCCGCGACTGCAGTCACCATAGCGAACCGCGCTGTGCGGTCAACGCAGCGATTGAGGATGGGCGTCTGGAGCGCTCACGATTGGACAGCTACCGCAAACTGCAGCGGGAATTGGCTTATCTGGCGAGAAAAGATGATCGCAAAGCGCAGGCTGCCGAGAGGGAGAAGTGGAAAAAAGTGTCTCAGCAGTTGAAGCAGCAAAAACCGCATCGGAATCAGTAA
- a CDS encoding type II secretion system F family protein, producing the protein MLTSWLIGLGVLLWFGPSCLTERNEYQRLLDRVESEQVQQFTQLFKDASVRSWPWMIRLRKDQRLREKLSRLVGLDLERTADTLSRLRLAVSVEEILLVRLGGSIILLGLLFYTAALYSWQKTISTVDVLPLLGGLGFFLCPTWLLNRLDDRAKRQIRSQVPAFFSIVQALVEAGMPIYGAVMATAKRARSRLGRELASLELAEKRHGNWRRALEELAFRWSVDSLMSIAADIDEAITKGTSISELLAMHIEEHLRQQEDEAAAQVNRLTVRLLPLLIVCMGVPLLFLVMGPSFIGIREQL; encoded by the coding sequence ATGCTCACGAGTTGGTTGATTGGATTGGGTGTGCTGTTATGGTTTGGTCCATCCTGCCTGACAGAGAGGAACGAGTACCAGAGGTTGTTGGATCGTGTCGAGTCGGAACAGGTACAGCAGTTTACGCAGTTGTTTAAAGACGCTTCCGTGCGAAGCTGGCCGTGGATGATCCGTTTGCGCAAAGACCAACGTTTGCGCGAAAAGCTATCCCGTCTCGTCGGATTGGATCTGGAACGTACGGCCGATACGCTCTCGCGCTTGCGGTTGGCGGTCAGTGTGGAAGAAATTCTGCTTGTCCGTCTGGGAGGATCGATCATCCTGCTCGGACTGCTGTTTTATACGGCTGCTTTGTACAGTTGGCAGAAAACGATATCGACAGTGGACGTGCTTCCGCTTTTGGGCGGCTTGGGTTTTTTCTTGTGTCCCACGTGGCTGTTGAATCGGTTGGACGATCGGGCGAAACGGCAGATTCGTTCACAAGTCCCTGCTTTTTTTAGTATTGTGCAAGCGTTGGTGGAAGCGGGGATGCCGATTTACGGTGCTGTGATGGCCACGGCAAAGCGGGCCCGCAGCAGGTTGGGACGGGAATTGGCTTCGCTGGAACTGGCCGAAAAGCGGCACGGCAATTGGCGCAGGGCATTGGAGGAGTTGGCTTTTCGCTGGAGTGTGGACAGCCTGATGTCGATTGCAGCCGATATCGATGAAGCGATTACAAAAGGGACGAGTATTTCTGAACTGCTTGCCATGCATATAGAAGAGCATCTGCGGCAGCAGGAAGACGAAGCGGCGGCACAGGTAAATCGTCTGACGGTTCGGCTTTTGCCGCTGCTGATTGTGTGCATGGGTGTACCGCTGTTGTTTTTGGTAATGGGGCCGTCATTTATCGGCATTCGCGAGCAGTTGTAG
- a CDS encoding flagellar biosynthesis protein FlgA has product MKKKTLLIISLISFLLAGGSLYGATRYLEVLAQEKLFAPVVKVAEGRVIAPYEPITQNDVVVVQEEVDELLEGSFSSLEEVVGKYSIQMLFADEQIVGQKLSDAYLLPDPGKARYEFPLNSILPVTELRKGDHVKVWVRYKSQDQLELLPPPATFQINSPSAEKLFETQLVSVKDSNGAEIYTLEPQLLPGGTSMGDAFFHASENRRPAGDERRYRDYRAQPTSIPAFIGFNLTDKQYETLIEAMQYGTIQIGYVLREKGDQAS; this is encoded by the coding sequence ATGAAAAAGAAGACATTGCTAATCATCAGCCTGATCTCGTTCTTGCTTGCAGGCGGCTCGCTCTATGGAGCGACGAGATATCTGGAGGTATTGGCACAGGAAAAGTTGTTTGCACCGGTTGTCAAAGTAGCGGAGGGGAGAGTGATCGCGCCTTATGAGCCGATTACTCAAAACGATGTGGTGGTGGTACAGGAAGAGGTGGACGAGTTGCTGGAGGGTTCTTTCTCATCACTGGAGGAGGTGGTGGGAAAGTACAGCATACAAATGCTGTTCGCCGATGAACAAATCGTTGGACAAAAACTATCCGATGCGTACCTGCTGCCTGATCCGGGAAAGGCGAGATACGAGTTTCCGCTCAATTCTATCCTGCCTGTGACAGAACTGCGTAAAGGGGATCATGTCAAGGTATGGGTTCGCTACAAATCACAGGATCAACTGGAGCTGCTGCCCCCTCCAGCAACTTTTCAGATAAACAGCCCATCGGCCGAGAAGTTGTTCGAGACCCAATTGGTTAGCGTAAAAGATAGCAATGGAGCTGAGATCTATACGCTGGAGCCTCAACTGCTGCCTGGTGGAACGTCAATGGGAGATGCATTTTTTCATGCATCAGAGAACAGGAGGCCGGCCGGAGATGAGCGGAGGTATCGGGATTACCGGGCTCAGCCAACTTCCATCCCGGCATTTATCGGATTTAACTTAACGGACAAACAGTACGAGACATTAATCGAAGCGATGCAGTACGGCACCATTCAGATCGGCTACGTTCTGCGAGAAAAGGGGGATCAAGCTTCTTGA
- a CDS encoding AAA family ATPase gives MNTERRRLLLIDQDVVMISELKQKLAESEHLAVCGEVQRSDDLLQAIQRGQPEVVMVGSLTDVDLGFLCQQIRFFYPQIVCIAACSVRESHWEPFLRNLGVWVISKPVQAAQLEMMAVHLSRNHDLTGQPSLPSTPTLGQQAAGSWGTIDQGMPATLPPKPSKEKHLITVYGPKGGVGKTFLSRELAIFFSLQKVNGRRLKVLAVDFNLDLGTIATSLNLARRPNLYNWVQNIDEQLIEMVKKEGRDPTEVAHGEWQEYSALLRLSPEDVEQYVVTHPESGLHVLTSPRDIRHSFEIKDYHLYIILETLKQSEYDVILIDTAPDTTDATIQALFFAERVVMVGNPVVDAIENIQRMLKLLREADYPEERIEICMNRLQRKEMFTLEEIRAYFQLHPGKELYTIPDDAEVKRTINTGIPLLLASGRSAAREAVAELGRSLIPSLAERQDERVEGKSRKPKERSFLFKLFQR, from the coding sequence ATGAACACTGAGCGACGTCGATTGTTGCTGATTGATCAGGACGTTGTGATGATCAGCGAGTTGAAGCAGAAGCTGGCAGAGAGCGAACATCTGGCAGTGTGCGGAGAGGTACAGCGGTCTGATGATCTGCTTCAAGCGATACAAAGAGGACAGCCAGAGGTCGTGATGGTAGGCAGTTTGACCGACGTGGATCTCGGTTTTCTCTGTCAGCAGATTCGTTTTTTCTACCCCCAGATCGTCTGTATCGCCGCTTGTTCCGTTCGGGAGTCGCACTGGGAGCCGTTTTTGCGAAATCTCGGGGTATGGGTGATCAGCAAGCCGGTACAGGCTGCCCAATTGGAGATGATGGCTGTCCACCTGTCTAGAAACCATGATCTAACCGGCCAGCCTTCACTGCCGTCCACTCCAACACTTGGGCAGCAAGCCGCGGGCAGTTGGGGAACCATCGACCAGGGGATGCCTGCCACCCTACCTCCCAAACCATCCAAAGAGAAGCATTTGATTACTGTGTACGGACCCAAAGGAGGCGTCGGCAAGACGTTTTTATCACGGGAGTTGGCGATCTTTTTTTCCTTGCAAAAAGTGAACGGACGCCGGTTGAAGGTGCTGGCCGTCGATTTCAACTTGGACCTTGGCACGATTGCTACTTCGCTCAATCTTGCTCGCCGCCCCAATCTCTACAACTGGGTGCAGAATATCGATGAACAGTTGATTGAAATGGTGAAGAAGGAAGGGCGTGACCCTACTGAGGTGGCCCACGGTGAGTGGCAGGAGTATAGTGCGCTCTTGCGCCTTTCTCCGGAAGATGTGGAACAGTATGTCGTGACTCATCCCGAGTCAGGGCTCCATGTGCTCACCTCACCCCGAGATATCCGCCACAGCTTTGAGATTAAGGACTACCACTTGTATATCATCCTGGAGACACTGAAGCAAAGCGAGTACGACGTGATCCTGATCGACACGGCGCCGGACACGACGGACGCGACCATCCAAGCGCTGTTTTTTGCCGAACGGGTAGTGATGGTAGGCAATCCGGTCGTTGATGCGATCGAAAACATCCAGCGCATGCTGAAGCTGCTAAGGGAAGCCGATTACCCCGAGGAGCGGATTGAGATATGCATGAACCGTCTGCAGCGCAAAGAGATGTTTACGCTGGAGGAAATCAGAGCCTATTTTCAGCTTCATCCCGGAAAGGAGCTCTACACCATACCGGATGATGCCGAGGTGAAACGTACGATCAACACCGGCATACCACTGCTGCTTGCCTCCGGCCGTTCCGCAGCAAGGGAAGCGGTGGCCGAACTGGGGCGTTCGTTGATTCCCTCCCTTGCGGAGAGGCAAGATGAAAGGGTCGAAGGGAAATCGCGCAAACCGAAGGAGCGCTCTTTTTTGTTCAAACTGTTTCAAAGATAA
- a CDS encoding DUF2188 domain-containing protein — MTRKSLVHLAMEERGTVVVTALFFFLCLGGFCSLLLLVGQAGLVEMRAQQTADLVSKGARAAGKWTYTAEDGQRRTILFATKLEAIQHGAKIVRGAREEAAILLSRNRAGFPQSVKNLSAIHQKGERRYLYRQGIYHIVLQLESDWSLFWQSVSTGLHRVSQSGL; from the coding sequence GTGACTAGAAAATCACTGGTTCATCTGGCTATGGAAGAGCGGGGAACGGTAGTTGTCACCGCGCTCTTTTTCTTTTTGTGCCTAGGCGGCTTTTGCTCACTGCTGCTGCTAGTCGGACAGGCAGGATTGGTAGAGATGAGAGCGCAGCAGACAGCCGATCTCGTCAGCAAAGGTGCTCGCGCGGCCGGCAAATGGACTTATACGGCGGAAGACGGGCAGCGGCGAACGATATTATTTGCGACGAAGCTGGAGGCAATACAGCATGGAGCAAAGATCGTGCGCGGCGCCAGAGAGGAAGCAGCGATTTTGCTTAGCCGCAACAGAGCCGGGTTTCCACAATCGGTAAAGAATTTGTCGGCCATCCACCAAAAAGGGGAACGACGCTACCTTTACCGACAGGGAATCTACCACATTGTGCTGCAGTTGGAAAGTGATTGGAGCTTATTTTGGCAGTCTGTTTCGACAGGGCTGCACCGCGTGTCCCAGTCAGGTTTGTAG
- a CDS encoding esterase/lipase family protein, whose protein sequence is MLRKSAVLLFTFLFTLVLVSSTVFAGSVRIIIGTPGVPGTWYAGETPANLDPTKPVLLFVQGLNSAASTWWDNNDMYETAYESGYQTAFVELNDSAGTPKNMWNNGLLLAELIQKVSDYFQKEIVIVAHSKGGIDTQAALIHYGAHPYVSRVITLGSPHHGSQVANLAYSSWAGWLADLIGQQNEATYSLQTGYMNYFREVTDSHENRSKNSYYTLAGDNWYSSIFDPLFMGGLYLSAYGDNDGLVTVESAHLPYGNMLRIGSWNHSEIKEGGETFALFEPHVTGIGVMSDQQTAVRKSKLHKAVTSDLFVRGGEFSGEVEEVFLVENDVNEVTIDWLSAHPVEQIELITPEGKRSQADVESFQDDMMFKGAWHHVVKIKNPGQGEWGIRVTAPNSEDNAYLMTVHYDSDLSEKINISKKGNKWSVQSDDSVVRDDQVVAEYRVEFRPEKQRGSFGKRISKRFSGEEGISFAQGEAGIYNVTVDIQGVTAEGVPFARTILENVYVDEKGNRY, encoded by the coding sequence ATGTTGCGAAAAAGCGCTGTCCTGTTGTTTACCTTTTTGTTCACCCTGGTACTCGTATCCTCAACGGTATTTGCCGGCTCAGTTCGAATCATCATCGGCACGCCAGGGGTTCCGGGAACCTGGTACGCGGGGGAAACACCTGCCAACCTTGATCCCACAAAACCTGTGCTCCTGTTCGTACAGGGGCTTAATTCCGCAGCCAGCACGTGGTGGGACAACAACGACATGTATGAAACCGCTTACGAATCCGGGTATCAGACTGCGTTTGTGGAGCTGAATGATTCGGCAGGTACGCCAAAAAACATGTGGAACAATGGGCTGCTGTTGGCCGAATTGATCCAAAAGGTGAGCGACTACTTTCAAAAGGAGATTGTGATCGTGGCCCACAGCAAGGGAGGCATTGATACGCAAGCAGCACTGATTCACTACGGAGCCCATCCCTATGTCTCACGGGTGATCACTCTGGGCAGCCCGCATCACGGTTCGCAAGTGGCCAACCTCGCCTACAGTTCATGGGCAGGATGGCTTGCCGACTTGATCGGGCAGCAGAATGAAGCGACGTATTCGCTGCAAACCGGTTATATGAACTACTTCCGCGAGGTAACCGATTCGCACGAGAACAGAAGCAAGAACTCCTATTACACACTGGCTGGAGACAACTGGTACTCATCGATATTCGACCCCTTGTTTATGGGGGGCTTGTACCTGTCGGCGTACGGTGACAACGACGGATTGGTTACGGTCGAGAGCGCCCATCTCCCCTATGGCAACATGCTGCGGATCGGTTCGTGGAACCATTCGGAAATCAAGGAGGGCGGCGAGACTTTTGCCCTGTTTGAGCCGCACGTCACTGGGATCGGTGTGATGAGCGACCAGCAGACAGCGGTCAGGAAAAGCAAGCTTCACAAGGCGGTGACCAGCGATCTGTTTGTACGCGGCGGGGAGTTTTCTGGTGAGGTGGAGGAGGTGTTTTTGGTCGAAAACGACGTTAACGAAGTAACGATCGATTGGCTAAGCGCTCATCCTGTGGAGCAGATTGAGCTGATTACTCCTGAAGGAAAGCGTAGTCAGGCTGACGTGGAGTCGTTTCAAGACGATATGATGTTTAAAGGTGCCTGGCACCACGTGGTGAAAATCAAAAATCCTGGGCAGGGGGAATGGGGAATACGCGTTACAGCACCGAATTCGGAGGACAACGCGTATCTGATGACGGTTCACTACGACTCCGATTTGTCTGAAAAGATCAACATTTCGAAAAAGGGGAATAAGTGGAGCGTCCAGTCTGACGATAGCGTTGTTCGAGATGATCAGGTGGTTGCGGAGTACCGAGTAGAGTTTAGACCGGAAAAGCAGAGAGGAAGCTTTGGAAAGAGGATCAGCAAACGGTTCAGCGGCGAAGAGGGAATCTCCTTCGCGCAGGGGGAAGCGGGGATCTACAATGTAACCGTTGATATTCAAGGGGTAACGGCAGAAGGTGTGCCCTTTGCACGAACGATTCTGGAAAACGTGTACGTCGATGAGAAAGGCAACAGGTATTAG
- a CDS encoding TadE/TadG family type IV pilus assembly protein, which translates to MGVRELSRLLRSERGSQLLEFIFVMPLLWFLFLFAVDQFSLLYNRQKVLAAAYEAGRIACLQPNFGLARYHAEQRGLAELDDTIGAEQAEIRIVPEGRWRKGNHIKAVAILTFKQPASGGEQRIVESYHMMIENAGGFDRD; encoded by the coding sequence ATGGGGGTAAGAGAACTCAGCCGACTGCTTCGATCTGAGCGGGGAAGTCAGCTGTTGGAGTTCATCTTTGTCATGCCGCTGCTCTGGTTTTTGTTCTTGTTCGCCGTTGACCAGTTTTCCCTGCTGTACAACCGGCAAAAAGTACTGGCAGCTGCATATGAAGCAGGGCGAATCGCGTGTCTGCAGCCTAACTTCGGTTTAGCTCGTTATCACGCCGAACAGAGAGGGCTTGCAGAGCTGGACGATACGATCGGTGCTGAACAGGCGGAGATTCGGATTGTACCGGAAGGGAGATGGCGGAAGGGGAACCACATCAAAGCAGTGGCCATTCTTACTTTTAAGCAGCCTGCATCTGGAGGAGAGCAGCGCATCGTCGAATCCTACCATATGATGATCGAGAATGCGGGGGGTTTTGACCGTGACTAG
- a CDS encoding A24 family peptidase, producing the protein MTIPAVYLFGFLLVAACWDWRFRKVPNALLFPSMLLGISYQIWIGGGWRSAGGVGIAFVLSFLPVVLRSMGMGDQKLLMAVGAWTSGQVVYTLFLLSLLIGMCLLLCRPHRWRSLHDNLLRLSAGWLAHRQIWLPSHEQSAMALPYAVCLFLAFCLWSWEGAGWG; encoded by the coding sequence GTGACGATTCCGGCTGTCTACCTGTTTGGGTTCTTACTGGTTGCAGCGTGTTGGGATTGGCGGTTTCGAAAGGTACCCAATGCATTGCTCTTTCCCTCCATGCTGCTGGGGATCAGCTACCAGATATGGATTGGAGGAGGGTGGCGGTCCGCAGGGGGCGTTGGCATCGCCTTTGTCCTCAGCTTTTTGCCTGTTGTACTCCGCAGCATGGGCATGGGAGATCAAAAACTGCTGATGGCTGTTGGAGCATGGACAAGCGGGCAGGTTGTGTACACGTTGTTTCTTCTCTCCCTTTTGATCGGTATGTGCCTGCTGCTGTGTCGTCCGCATCGGTGGCGATCGCTGCATGACAACTTGTTGCGATTGTCAGCAGGATGGCTGGCTCATCGTCAGATTTGGCTGCCGAGCCATGAGCAGTCAGCAATGGCTTTGCCCTATGCCGTCTGTCTGTTTCTTGCCTTCTGCCTCTGGAGCTGGGAGGGCGCAGGATGGGGGTAA
- a CDS encoding type II secretion system F family protein has product MVGMLSVIIGLSAAIVMLPKRMLGRQVMGEHTAVHALLRQRKSAAERFAWWLEKRRAGFSAVQYLLLCLLSGGGTYYVSLLILQSWWMSLPTFLAGILICERLIGIRQAKRIERFEEGNIRALRIMASSLRTSPSYRKAFEMIACSPYVPKDVRTEYARIVELVSGQVPLEAALQDLQARTGSGDIGYLATIVLVQRDSGGDMAKTLDLAASSILRRKQLQRRQRAAMSQLLAQVNLLSTMPFLFVITLYLNNPAHFEPLTQTIGGRLAVLGCFLSILLGGELIRFLALRPFRQRGEW; this is encoded by the coding sequence ATGGTTGGCATGTTATCGGTTATCATCGGCCTTTCTGCTGCCATAGTGATGCTTCCCAAGCGCATGTTAGGTCGACAGGTGATGGGAGAGCATACCGCAGTCCATGCGTTGCTCAGGCAGCGAAAAAGTGCCGCTGAACGATTTGCATGGTGGCTTGAAAAGAGGCGGGCTGGCTTTTCAGCCGTGCAATACCTGCTTTTGTGCCTGCTCTCAGGTGGAGGTACGTATTATGTATCACTGCTCATTCTACAGTCTTGGTGGATGAGCCTGCCTACTTTTTTGGCCGGAATTCTGATTTGCGAGCGGCTGATCGGGATCCGACAGGCCAAACGCATCGAGCGGTTCGAAGAGGGCAACATCCGTGCCCTGCGTATCATGGCCAGTTCGCTCCGCACCTCACCTTCTTATCGGAAGGCATTTGAAATGATTGCCTGCAGTCCCTATGTACCGAAGGATGTTCGGACCGAGTACGCTCGAATCGTAGAGCTGGTAAGCGGGCAAGTGCCGTTGGAGGCGGCACTGCAAGATCTGCAAGCACGTACGGGTTCCGGTGATATCGGCTATCTGGCGACGATTGTTCTCGTGCAGCGGGACAGCGGAGGAGATATGGCGAAAACGCTGGATTTGGCGGCATCGTCCATCTTGCGCAGGAAGCAGCTGCAGCGGAGGCAACGGGCGGCGATGTCGCAGCTTTTGGCTCAGGTGAATCTGCTCAGCACTATGCCGTTTCTCTTTGTGATTACGCTTTATCTGAACAACCCGGCCCACTTTGAGCCTCTTACGCAGACAATAGGCGGGAGGCTGGCGGTATTGGGATGTTTCCTGTCGATTTTGCTGGGAGGAGAACTGATTCGTTTTTTGGCGCTTCGTCCGTTTCGGCAGAGAGGAGAGTGGTGA
- a CDS encoding CpaF family protein produces the protein MTFDRKSLLGLHPPVRATISDIRRSAGEEARAQQKSANRLQSDTGAADNTMWHLSAEQLAEIKMQIVEKHGRRLWEEKQNQSYLEEIAGEIRLLLEMRTTLTSHQLDVEGKRLLHELIGWGPLDGLLEDQDISEILIHRYDYVVVERKSTGRIERLQQQLFRDEEQLLRLIEHIAATMGREFNESKAEMHTQLPDGSRIAAVHRSISPDGHMLTVRKHRHLLTEAEYLQLGSICEPVLQFLKWSVGLARASGIVSGGTGSGKTHLLNLLSHFIPEHLSVITIEDVLEMQFQHPYVRRFLSKPANYEGKGGFSIRDCVRLSLRKRPDVIVVGETRGAEIVDILWAMNTDHPGSWSTAHANSPRALIDSTLPILFAKADEHYNSDERNLMIGSALDLIVQVKRFEEDGSRKVVAVTEVIGTGGAHDEQIRRAGSVKQIVPNRVYLQDIYVFQPTGLVGGKVVGEYRWTGYKPERMIRKWLAKGLTREEADQVFFSTPVRV, from the coding sequence ATGACGTTTGACCGCAAAAGCCTGCTTGGTCTCCATCCGCCTGTCCGTGCCACGATCTCGGACATTCGTCGTTCAGCGGGGGAGGAGGCGCGGGCCCAGCAAAAATCCGCCAACAGACTGCAAAGTGATACAGGAGCGGCAGACAATACGATGTGGCACCTATCCGCCGAACAGCTTGCCGAGATCAAGATGCAGATCGTGGAAAAGCACGGTCGGAGGCTGTGGGAGGAGAAGCAGAATCAGTCGTATCTGGAAGAGATAGCGGGGGAGATTCGCCTGTTGTTGGAGATGAGAACAACCCTGACCAGTCATCAGTTGGATGTAGAGGGGAAGCGATTGTTGCACGAACTGATCGGCTGGGGCCCGCTTGATGGGCTGCTGGAAGATCAGGATATATCGGAAATCCTGATCCATCGCTATGACTATGTGGTGGTGGAACGAAAGAGCACCGGACGCATTGAACGACTGCAGCAGCAGTTGTTTCGCGATGAGGAACAATTGCTGCGGCTGATTGAACATATCGCTGCCACCATGGGTCGGGAATTTAATGAGAGCAAAGCGGAAATGCATACCCAACTACCCGACGGTTCACGGATCGCTGCCGTTCACCGATCGATCTCGCCCGATGGGCATATGTTGACGGTCCGCAAGCATCGTCACCTGCTAACAGAAGCCGAATACCTGCAGTTGGGCTCCATCTGTGAGCCGGTACTGCAATTCTTAAAATGGTCGGTCGGGCTGGCTCGTGCTTCCGGTATCGTCAGCGGCGGCACCGGGTCTGGCAAAACCCATCTGCTTAACCTCTTGTCCCACTTTATCCCCGAGCACTTGAGTGTGATTACGATTGAAGACGTATTGGAAATGCAGTTTCAACATCCGTATGTGCGGCGTTTTCTCTCCAAACCTGCCAACTATGAGGGCAAGGGCGGCTTTTCCATTCGCGACTGTGTTCGTCTCTCCCTGCGAAAGCGACCGGATGTAATCGTGGTGGGGGAGACGCGCGGCGCCGAGATCGTCGATATTCTATGGGCGATGAACACCGATCATCCGGGGAGCTGGAGTACCGCCCATGCCAACTCACCCCGTGCGTTAATCGATTCCACTCTGCCGATCTTGTTTGCCAAGGCTGATGAACACTACAACAGCGACGAGCGAAACCTGATGATTGGTTCTGCGCTCGACCTGATTGTTCAGGTGAAGCGGTTTGAAGAGGACGGCAGCCGCAAAGTGGTGGCGGTTACAGAGGTGATCGGAACAGGCGGTGCACATGATGAGCAGATACGTCGCGCCGGCAGCGTGAAGCAGATCGTTCCCAATCGGGTTTATCTCCAGGATATCTACGTGTTTCAACCGACCGGGCTCGTCGGAGGCAAAGTGGTAGGGGAATACAGATGGACGGGTTACAAACCGGAGCGAATGATCCGCAAGTGGCTTGCCAAGGGTCTAACCCGTGAGGAGGCCGATCAGGTCTTTTTTTCCACACCGGTCCGGGTGTGA
- a CDS encoding RcpC/CpaB family pilus assembly protein: MHRNMPVVHPVRIAAVLLLAGAISLASYQILRPETFSYVKVRDGVTVEAGQTLQWEQLEEGVLTIGGLFVDHSGLPPGLIPWSEAEQYLELALNRRVHGASPLLISDFIPAGGDELDLVADESMTGLSIPVDNVIGVTPQLAVGDRVHVYASFEDEQGAHTGLLLQDMPVMVVQREWDGAVTELAAVTIALTQEEAVLLTHALHYGKIRLGKAFVREQARPGIGDRTFAAALIRTQKRWDRTGGDGE, translated from the coding sequence TTGCATCGCAATATGCCTGTGGTTCACCCGGTTCGGATCGCTGCTGTGCTGCTGCTTGCTGGAGCGATCTCGCTGGCCAGCTACCAGATCCTGCGGCCAGAGACGTTTTCGTATGTCAAAGTACGCGATGGTGTGACGGTAGAGGCTGGCCAAACGCTGCAGTGGGAACAGCTCGAGGAGGGTGTGCTTACGATAGGCGGATTGTTTGTCGATCACAGCGGGTTGCCGCCAGGCTTGATTCCGTGGTCGGAGGCGGAGCAGTATCTGGAGCTGGCGCTAAATCGGCGGGTACATGGAGCCTCGCCGTTGTTGATCAGTGACTTTATTCCAGCGGGAGGAGATGAGCTGGATCTGGTTGCCGACGAGTCGATGACCGGGCTAAGCATCCCGGTCGACAATGTGATCGGAGTGACGCCGCAGCTGGCCGTTGGCGACAGAGTCCATGTATACGCCTCATTTGAAGACGAGCAGGGCGCTCATACGGGGCTGCTGCTGCAAGATATGCCGGTGATGGTTGTTCAGCGTGAGTGGGATGGTGCTGTAACGGAGCTGGCGGCGGTGACGATCGCGCTCACTCAAGAGGAGGCTGTGCTGTTAACACATGCGCTGCACTATGGGAAGATCCGGCTCGGCAAGGCATTTGTACGGGAGCAAGCAAGGCCCGGCATCGGTGACAGAACATTCGCGGCGGCTTTGATAAGGACGCAAAAACGCTGGGATCGTACAGGAGGAGATGGGGAATGA
- a CDS encoding Flp family type IVb pilin — MGHAVAAYVRRFYREEEAVTIVEMVIIVAVILILLIPTLAELGEAQDEKLKELKEKISK; from the coding sequence ATGGGGCATGCTGTCGCCGCTTACGTACGTCGTTTCTATCGAGAAGAGGAGGCCGTGACAATTGTAGAGATGGTGATTATCGTCGCCGTCATCTTGATCCTGTTGATTCCCACTCTGGCCGAGCTCGGGGAGGCACAGGACGAAAAACTGAAAGAACTGAAAGAAAAAATCAGCAAGTGA